A genomic region of Paroedura picta isolate Pp20150507F chromosome 4, Ppicta_v3.0, whole genome shotgun sequence contains the following coding sequences:
- the TMEM221 gene encoding transmembrane protein 221, producing the protein MAASSYGPRALAALLLLGAGAGLLAVLASMLIFQLQAGGGAGGGLPEGARRVLLPAAAVLASLCLVLSLSGLLVSLLHGYCGAERGASPGGLDRAEWFLLDTRKVRHVAVGLFCCGISAYLAALSMYMLVSFEFETGITSACILSSGILVLLITVTHVLIRVSRTTWRTQGEGSHTLYENDSARGSEAPIAHLNNAKNVVPPRPRPEIHREFSYPPYAEQKSHLTTPASSNVTSSGSPVATPEKGSYTIPRMHRTLSAESGLLEAHGKPWNGVTQEMRNVLSRKLVRSGKDSTLV; encoded by the exons ATGGCCGCCTCCTCGTACGGACCGCGCGCCCTGGCCGCCTTGCTGCTGCTGGGCGCCGGGGCCGGCTTGCTGGCCGTGCTGGCCTCCATGCTCATCTTCCAGCTGCAGGCCGGCGGCGGGGCCGGGGGCGGCCTGCCCGAGGGGGCCCGGAGAGTGCTGCTGCCCGCGGCGGCCGTGCTGGCGTCCCTGTGCCTGGTGCTCAGCCTCAGCGGCCTCCTCGTCAGCCTCTTGCACGGCTACTGCGGCGCCGAGCGGGGCGCTTCGCCCGGGGGGCTCGACAG GGCTGAGTGGTTCCTGCTGGACACCCGCAAGGTGCGCCACGTGGCCGTGGGCCTCTTCTGCTGCGGAATCTCTGCCTACCTCGCAG CTCTCTCCATGTACATGCTCGTCTCCTTTGAGTTCGAAACCGGGATCACCAGTGCCTGCATCCTGTCCTCGGGCATTCTTGTGCTGCTCATCACAGTGACCCACGTGCTGATCCGAGTGTCCAGAACCACGTGGCGCACACAAGGGGAGGGTTCCCACACCCTGTACGAAAACGACTCTGCCCGCGGCAGTGAGGCCCCCATCGCCCACCTCAACAACGCCAAGAATGTGGTTCCGCCAAGGCCGAGGCCAGAGATTCACCGGGAGTTTTCATACCCGCCGTACGCAGAGCAGAAATCCCACCTTACGACCCCGGCGAGCAGTAATGTCACCTCTTCGGGGAGCCCTGTGGCAACCCCTGAGAAGGGGAGCTACACCATCCCCAGAATGCACCGGACGCTGTCGGCTGagtcaggcctgctggaggcacaTGGGAAGCCGTGGAACGGAGTCACGCAGGAGATGAGGAATGTCTTATCCCGGAAGCTGGTCCGCTCTGGGAAAGATTCGACTCTGGTGTAG